GATCTTCGGCGCGGGGATGGGCATGCCCTACTTCTCCACCGACACCACGGCCGTCCAGCGCGCCCTGGAGGTCCACGCCGAGGTCCTGCTGATGGGCAAGAACGGCGTCGACGGCGTCTACGACTCCGACCCGCGCACCAACCACGCCGCCGTGAAGTTCGACGCGCTGGACTACAGCGAGGTGATCTCGCGGGACCTCAAGGTGGCGGACCTGACCGCGATCACCCTGTGCAAGGACAACGACCTGCCGATCCTGGTCTTCGAGCTCCTCGCCGAGGGCAATATCGCCAGGGCGGTGCGGGGTGAGAAGATCGGCACACTCATCAGCCAGGACTCCGCCCGGCCCTGAGCAGCAATCAGCCGTCCGGGGCACCGGTACGGGACTACAGCAGATGAACCGGACAGGGAGCAGACAGTGATCGAAGAGACCCTCCTCGAGGCCGAGGAGAAGATGGAGAAGGCCGTCGCGGTCGCCAAGGACGACTTCGCCGCCATCCGCACCGGGCGGGCGCACCCGGCCATGTTCAACAAGATCGTCGCGGACTACTACGGTGCGCTGACCCCCATCAACCAGCTCGCCTCCTTCTCCGTCCCGGAGCCCCGGATGGCGGTCATCACGCCGTTCGACAAGAGCGCCCTGCGCAACATCGAGCAGGCGATCCGCGACTCCGACCTGGGCGTCAACCCGTCCAACGACGGCTCGATCATCCGCGTGACCTTCCCGCAGCTGACCGAGGAGCGCCGCAAGGAGTACATCAAGGTCGCCCGCGGCAAGGGCGAGGACGCCCGGGTCTCGATCCGCTCCGTCCGCCGCAAGGCCAAGGACGCCATCGACAAGTTCGTCAAGGACGGCGAGATCGGCGAGGACGAGGGCCGCCGCGGCGAGAAGGAGCTCGACGACGTCACGGCCCGCTACGTGGCCCAGATCGACGAGCTGCTGAAGCACAAGGAAGCCGAGCTTCTCGAAGTCTGACCGACGACGCCCCCGCCGCCGACGGCTCCGGGGGCCTCAGCACGACGCTCGCCGCCGAGTTCTCTGCTGCGGGTGACCCCCGCGACGCGTCGCGCCGGTTCCGAACGGGTCACTCGCAGCAGCCAGTGGTGTACCGAAGGGGCACTGCGGCACAGACTCAGACCATGCCCCCCGCGCAGGAGAAACCCGTGGCCCAACCCGACCAGCAGCCCCGCAAGCAGCGCGGTGGTCGCAACCTTCCGGCCGCGATAGGCGTGGGGGTCGGCCTGGGTGCGGTGATCGTCGCCTCGCTCTTCGTGGTGAAGGCCCTCTTCCTGGTCGTGGTGATCGCGGCCGTCGCGGTGGGTGTCCAGGAGCTGAACAGCCGACTGGCGGAGACCAAGGGCGTGCACGTCCCGCTGGTGCCGCTGGTGGCCGGGGCGGTCGCGATGCCGCTGCTCGGCTACCTGGTCGGCGGCCAGTGGTCCGCGGCGGCGCTCGCGCTGACCGGCCTTGCGGTGCTCGTCTGGCGGATGAGCCGGCCGCCGGAGAACTACCTGCGCGACATAACGGCGGGCATCTTCACCGCGTTCTACGTGCCGTTCCTGGCCAGTTTCGTGGCTCTGATGCTGGCCGCGGACGACGGTTCGTGGCGGATCCTGCTCTTCCTCGTCGTCACCATCTGCAGTGACACCGGCGCGTACGCCGTGGGCTACAAGTTCGGGCGGAACAAGCTCGCGCCGACCATCAGCCCCGGCAAGACCCGGGAGGGCCTGGCCGGCGGCATCGGCCTCTCGATGATCGCGGGCGCGCTGCTGATGCAGTACGTGATCGACGACGGCCGCTGGTGGCAGGGCCTGATCCTGGGCGGCTGCGCGGCGGTCACCGCGACGCTCGGCGACCTCGCCGAGTCGATGATCAAGCGGGACATGGGCATCAAGGACATGGGCGCCCTGCTGCCCGGCCACGGCGGCATCATGGACCGGCTGGACTCGCTGCTGCCGACCGCCCCGGTGGTCTGGCTGCTGCTGACCGCGTTCGTCGGCGGCTGACCCCGTCGGTCGGCGGCCGTGACCGCCGCAGCGCCCCGCCGAGGGCCCCGGACGCGACGCGGCCGGGGCCTTCGGCCGTTCGCGAGCACGGCGGACCGCGCCGACGACGACGGACGTCGGCCGGTGCCGGCCCCTCCGCGCCAAGCGGGACACGGGCCATCCCTCCGGATCTGCGACACTGGTTGGACCATGCCTAAGCCCGGAGAACAAGCTCCGGAGAGATGACGAAAAGCCCCCTACCTGCGGTTTCTCCGCTGGAAGGGGGCTTCCGTGTTGGCGCTGGGCCGTCTCTGGGCCGTCAGCTGGTCTCTTCGCCAGGGGAGAAGAGCCGGTCGACGGCCTTCCGCGTACGGTCCTGGCTGTTCGGCATGAGGTGGGCGTACACCCGGAGGGTCAGGGCTGGGTCGGCATGGCCGAGGTAGTCGCTGACTGCCCTGATGCTCTCCCCGGCGTCCAGCAACACCGATGCGTAGAAGTGCCGCAGGGCATGCATGCCGTGCTCGCGGGCGGAGGCGTAGGACTCGCCCGGACGGGGCGTCGGGATGAGCCCTCCGGCAGCGATGGCAGGCTTCCAGTCCTGGAGGTTGAAGTTGCTCTTCCAGACCAGGCCGCCGGCTGTGTTGCTGAAGAGCAGGCGGAAGGTCACTTTCGGACCGTCCGGAATCCTCCACGGAAGCGTGATCGGCACCGGCCTGAAGCCGTCCATGTGGCCACGCAGGGAGGCGGCCACCGACCGGGGAGCGGCACGTCCCGCTCCTTGTTGCACTTCGGCGGCGCGAACACCGCCTTCCCCCGGATGAGCTTCACCTGCCGAAGCACGCGGACGGTCCCCGTCTCGAAGTCGATGGCGTCATCCTCTGCGAGACCGATGATCTCGCCCTGACGGAGACCGCACCCGGCACCCAGGTCTGCCATGGCCCGGTACCGCTCCGGGAGCGCGGCACGGACCGCGAGTACCTGCTCCGGGAGCCAAGGGACGACACGCCGGGAGTCGGCAGCCGGCGGGCGTACCGACTGCGCCCCGCACGGGTTCCGGCTTAGGAGCCCGTCATCCACGGCCGCCGACAGCACCGACCGTACGTCGGAGTAGATGTTCCGGGCGTAAGACCCTGACAGCGAGCTGTCCTCCAGGTCCCTGACCAACTCCTGAACGTGCGAGGGCCGGAACGAGTCGAGCGGTCGTCGCCCGATCCGCGGGAAGGCGTGCAGCCGTAGCCGGGTCTCCACAAGCACCTGTGTTGCGGGGTCGGTGGTCTGCACACTGAGCCATCGCTCCGCGAACTGCTGGAAGGTCGTGCGCGCCGCCTTGGGATCGATGTACTGGCCGCGTGACATGTCGGCGCGGACCTGGGCGAGCCAAAGCTCGGCAAGGCGACGTTCCTTGTCGGCGAACGACTTGCTCTTCTCGCTGCCGTCCGGTCCGACGTAGCGGGCCCGGTAGCGCTTGCCGGTGCCGTAGCGGTCGCTGCGGACGCGGCGGGGCTTGCCGTCGGGGCCGGTCTCGGTTTTGTACCAGCGGTCTTGGATGTGTCCGGCCATGGGTCAGGCTCCTTGGGGGCGGGTCGGGTGGTAGCGGTGCTGGGCGGGGTCACGCGGGGTCCTTCTGGGCTGTTTTTGGGCGTGCCGGGGGAGGGCCGCTAGCTGCTAGCGGCCTGATCAGGGCGTGTGTGGGTCGGTAGTGGTGGTGCTACCGGTAGCGGGGTGGCCCGCTACCGGTAGCGGGTCTCAGGCGGCGGTGCGGCTCTGGTCGGCGAC
The Kitasatospora paranensis genome window above contains:
- the frr gene encoding ribosome recycling factor, which produces MIEETLLEAEEKMEKAVAVAKDDFAAIRTGRAHPAMFNKIVADYYGALTPINQLASFSVPEPRMAVITPFDKSALRNIEQAIRDSDLGVNPSNDGSIIRVTFPQLTEERRKEYIKVARGKGEDARVSIRSVRRKAKDAIDKFVKDGEIGEDEGRRGEKELDDVTARYVAQIDELLKHKEAELLEV
- a CDS encoding phosphatidate cytidylyltransferase, with the protein product MTDDAPAADGSGGLSTTLAAEFSAAGDPRDASRRFRTGHSQQPVVYRRGTAAQTQTMPPAQEKPVAQPDQQPRKQRGGRNLPAAIGVGVGLGAVIVASLFVVKALFLVVVIAAVAVGVQELNSRLAETKGVHVPLVPLVAGAVAMPLLGYLVGGQWSAAALALTGLAVLVWRMSRPPENYLRDITAGIFTAFYVPFLASFVALMLAADDGSWRILLFLVVTICSDTGAYAVGYKFGRNKLAPTISPGKTREGLAGGIGLSMIAGALLMQYVIDDGRWWQGLILGGCAAVTATLGDLAESMIKRDMGIKDMGALLPGHGGIMDRLDSLLPTAPVVWLLLTAFVGG